In a genomic window of Candidatus Bathyarchaeota archaeon:
- a CDS encoding DUF1801 domain-containing protein, with product MDKKKAAPKTIDEYIAAYPKNIQTILEQLREAIKEAAPEAQETISYQMPAFKQDHVLVWFAAFKNHIGFFPTANTIEVFKKRLAPYQTSKGTVRFPLEEPIPFELVKDMVRFRVKENLQR from the coding sequence ATGGATAAGAAAAAAGCTGCACCCAAAACCATAGACGAATACATCGCAGCATACCCAAAAAACATACAAACAATTTTAGAACAACTCAGAGAAGCCATCAAAGAAGCCGCGCCAGAAGCCCAAGAAACCATAAGCTATCAAATGCCCGCGTTTAAACAAGACCACGTCTTAGTATGGTTTGCCGCTTTCAAAAATCACATAGGCTTTTTTCCAACCGCCAACACGATTGAAGTATTCAAAAAGCGATTGGCACCGTACCAAACAAGCAAAGGCACCGTCCGATTCCCCCTTGAAGAGCCCATTCCATTTGAATTGGTCAAAGATATGGTTCGGTTCAGAGTAAAAGAAAACCTCCAACGCTAA
- a CDS encoding NifU family protein, producing MQKRVQEALDEIRPQIQMDGGDVQLVAVEGGIVKVRLVGHCAGCPMSQMTLKNGIEAHLKMVVPEVESVEAVR from the coding sequence ATCCAAAAAAGAGTCCAAGAAGCCCTAGACGAAATTAGACCACAAATCCAAATGGACGGCGGCGACGTACAACTAGTAGCCGTTGAAGGCGGCATCGTTAAAGTCCGCTTAGTTGGCCACTGCGCAGGCTGCCCCATGTCACAAATGACGCTCAAAAACGGCATCGAAGCACACCTTAAAATGGTTGTACCCGAAGTCGAAAGCGTCGAAGCAGTCCGCTAA
- a CDS encoding ATP-binding cassette domain-containing protein: MTSDFVIQTKALRKIFVSKEHRIKKEFEAVKGIDLMVRRGEIFGFLGPNGAGKSTTQKMLSTLMRPTSGEVKVLGFELATQQEQIRKNVGFVSQAGGANLAATGVENLVLQAQLYGINKQTAKKYAKEFAERFQMTTFVDRAASTYSGGQKRRLDIALGMIHHPQLLLLDEPTTGLDPQSRAYLWEEIKKLQTDGVTIFLTTQYMDEADKLCDTIAIIDHGKIIITGTPEELKDSVGGDTIVLGFLSPEQTQKAEVVLSKKFEFERIQTIESSLHITIKNGELTLPELLRLLDSEDLPVQGVTLSRPSLDDVFLKYTGRSLREDGKTP; encoded by the coding sequence ATGACCAGCGATTTCGTTATCCAGACCAAGGCTTTGCGAAAAATCTTTGTCTCCAAAGAACACCGCATAAAAAAAGAATTCGAAGCAGTCAAAGGCATAGACTTGATGGTACGGCGTGGCGAAATCTTTGGGTTTCTGGGACCCAACGGCGCTGGAAAATCCACCACACAAAAAATGCTCTCAACCCTAATGCGCCCCACCAGCGGAGAAGTCAAAGTTTTAGGCTTTGAACTCGCCACGCAGCAGGAGCAAATCCGCAAAAACGTGGGGTTCGTGAGTCAAGCAGGCGGCGCCAACTTAGCCGCTACAGGGGTAGAAAACCTTGTTTTGCAAGCACAACTCTACGGCATAAACAAACAGACCGCCAAGAAATACGCAAAAGAGTTCGCTGAGCGCTTCCAGATGACCACGTTTGTTGATAGAGCGGCATCTACCTATTCTGGCGGTCAAAAACGGCGCTTAGACATCGCGCTTGGCATGATACATCACCCCCAACTGCTGCTCTTAGATGAACCCACCACGGGTTTGGATCCGCAGAGCCGCGCGTATCTTTGGGAGGAAATCAAGAAGCTCCAAACTGACGGCGTCACCATCTTTCTAACCACTCAATACATGGATGAAGCAGACAAACTCTGCGACACCATCGCAATCATTGACCACGGCAAAATAATCATAACCGGCACGCCCGAGGAACTCAAAGACTCCGTGGGCGGAGACACCATCGTGTTAGGTTTCCTTTCACCTGAACAAACCCAAAAAGCAGAGGTTGTGCTTTCAAAAAAATTCGAATTTGAACGCATCCAAACCATTGAAAGTTCTCTGCATATAACCATCAAAAATGGTGAGCTTACCTTGCCGGAGCTGTTGCGGCTGCTGGACAGCGAAGATTTGCCTGTACAGGGCGTGACGCTCTCCCGACCCAGCCTTGACGATGTTTTCTTAAAGTATACTGGTCGCTCTCTTCGTGAGGACGGAAAAACCCCATGA
- a CDS encoding ABC transporter permease, with protein sequence MKLLHDTKLMFNASLQHTLKTPVFIFVSLFQPLMYLVLYMPLLSGLGDVPGLSSGTANVFIPGLLVMQAIFGCAFNGFPLIDDIRTGVIHRYLVTPVSRAAILLGRVLRDAVILLAQCILITLVAIPFGLTVNPAGFALSLVMYALIGITMASISYGFALIYKLEDALAPTMNTLTLPVSLLSGIFLPLVLAPLWLQDIAKLNPFSYGVEATRDLFVGNFQNLSIPMGFLIVGVLSVVVFYWALGALKKMAT encoded by the coding sequence ATGAAGCTACTACACGACACCAAACTGATGTTCAATGCCAGCTTGCAGCATACCCTAAAAACCCCCGTGTTCATATTCGTCAGCCTATTCCAGCCATTAATGTATCTGGTACTCTACATGCCCCTGTTAAGTGGATTAGGCGACGTTCCTGGGTTATCCAGCGGCACCGCCAACGTCTTCATCCCGGGACTGCTGGTTATGCAAGCCATCTTTGGCTGCGCATTCAACGGGTTCCCCTTAATCGATGACATCCGAACAGGCGTCATCCACCGCTACCTCGTTACACCCGTCAGCAGAGCCGCCATCCTACTCGGCAGAGTGCTGCGTGACGCTGTGATTCTGCTTGCCCAATGCATCCTCATCACCCTAGTCGCTATACCATTTGGGTTAACTGTGAACCCTGCTGGTTTTGCTTTGTCACTTGTGATGTATGCGTTAATCGGCATAACTATGGCGTCGATATCCTATGGGTTTGCTCTGATTTACAAACTTGAGGATGCACTTGCACCCACCATGAACACCCTAACCCTGCCAGTTTCACTCCTTTCCGGTATCTTTTTGCCGTTGGTGCTTGCGCCCCTTTGGCTGCAGGATATAGCCAAATTAAATCCCTTCTCCTACGGTGTCGAAGCTACCCGCGACTTGTTTGTGGGTAACTTCCAAAACCTCAGCATCCCTATGGGCTTTCTTATTGTTGGGGTCTTATCGGTTGTGGTGTTTTATTGGGCGTTGGGTGCGCTTAAAAAAATGGCGACTTAA
- a CDS encoding B12-binding domain-containing radical SAM protein, whose product MTTVTLVYPYFRARADSSIFRFPPLGLGYIAAYLKQQGISVEIVDCTFLKQKEALKKIVASKPRIIGIQSMYSMKEKSLEIAKLIRNHCELLVVGGALPTIEPEKFLEDFDVVVLGEGEETMLELTKKFTDGDDFSAVKGIIYHDKDSGEIRRTAKRELKEDLNYFPNPARELFDNNSYKEYYSKNFGYTTTPIMTSRGCPFSCDFCSQPIFGNVFRVRDASKVVDEIEQAAALGYSRIWFGDDCFTLDHKRLIKICDEIIKRRIKIGWECLSRVDTLDDETVDKMKQAGCLRMFFGIESGNNQILVIMNKHITTKQATRAVELCEKKGIKAGAFFIVGYPGENEKTILNTVKFASSLPLDYLSFTLPYPIPGTPLFERLTSSLAPEEWEEPKNIQLVKHKLLFDSQVSEGKLKFAIVKGMIQYYIRKHTGKAGYQIIGTPFEKITDAMYKLMH is encoded by the coding sequence ATGACTACGGTGACTTTGGTCTACCCATATTTCCGTGCTCGCGCTGACTCCTCGATTTTTAGGTTTCCACCGTTAGGACTAGGCTACATAGCAGCATACCTAAAGCAGCAGGGCATTTCCGTCGAAATCGTAGACTGCACCTTCCTAAAACAAAAAGAAGCCCTCAAAAAAATTGTTGCTTCCAAACCTAGGATTATTGGAATCCAATCAATGTATTCGATGAAGGAAAAATCGCTGGAAATAGCCAAACTGATAAGAAATCACTGCGAGTTGCTCGTGGTTGGCGGGGCTCTTCCAACTATTGAACCTGAAAAGTTTCTCGAAGACTTCGATGTAGTAGTTTTGGGTGAGGGTGAAGAAACTATGTTGGAGCTCACGAAAAAATTCACAGATGGCGACGATTTTTCGGCAGTAAAAGGAATTATTTACCACGATAAAGACTCGGGGGAAATTCGACGTACAGCAAAGCGGGAACTAAAAGAGGATCTAAATTATTTTCCTAACCCTGCCAGAGAACTGTTTGATAATAATTCTTACAAAGAGTACTATTCTAAAAATTTTGGTTACACTACGACACCTATCATGACTTCAAGAGGCTGCCCTTTTTCATGCGATTTTTGCAGTCAACCTATTTTTGGCAATGTGTTTAGAGTAAGAGACGCTTCGAAGGTTGTTGATGAAATTGAACAAGCTGCAGCATTAGGTTATAGCAGAATATGGTTTGGGGACGACTGCTTCACCTTAGACCATAAACGATTGATAAAAATATGTGACGAAATCATCAAACGTCGAATAAAAATAGGCTGGGAATGCCTCTCAAGAGTCGACACCCTCGATGATGAAACAGTTGACAAGATGAAACAAGCGGGGTGCCTGCGAATGTTTTTCGGCATAGAATCAGGAAACAACCAAATTCTTGTCATAATGAATAAGCACATAACAACAAAGCAGGCAACCCGAGCTGTTGAGTTGTGTGAAAAGAAAGGAATCAAAGCGGGAGCCTTCTTCATAGTAGGATACCCTGGCGAAAACGAAAAAACCATATTAAACACAGTAAAGTTTGCCTCTTCGCTTCCGCTGGATTACCTTTCTTTTACGCTGCCCTATCCGATTCCGGGAACACCTCTATTTGAGAGATTAACTAGCAGCTTGGCTCCAGAAGAGTGGGAAGAACCCAAAAACATTCAGTTGGTAAAACATAAACTTCTTTTCGACTCGCAAGTCAGTGAAGGAAAACTAAAGTTTGCCATTGTTAAGGGCATGATTCAGTATTACATTCGCAAGCACACAGGCAAGGCAGGTTACCAAATTATAGGGACGCCCTTTGAAAAAATAACCGACGCCATGTACAAGCTTATGCATTAA
- a CDS encoding B12-binding domain-containing radical SAM protein, whose amino-acid sequence MDLRVLFVEPPKDIWFVMGEYLPPPYGIIQLAAYLEKHVSGVELGVLDCNAEKVDWAAMEQRIAQFRPDVVACASLATCNTYAVIKTLEIAKRMVPNVLTVTGGQHFTATAQQSLQSYPELDVIVRGEGEQTLTELIKTYQTKGDLGNIQGISYRSGEKIINNGERPQIQNLEDLPFPGYHLVKDNMLKYHFTVMGGKNTPYALIEGGRGCNHQCTFCTQWRHWQACWRVKSPKRIADELAYCHNEFGSKFIWLTDDNFGSGQRPAEIAEEIIAKKLPEDVYWFVQARCDDIIRNKDILPRLRKSGLNWVLLGVENSNPKTLEGFKKGISPTDAKTAVKLLKDNGIFAHAMLIIGNRPDTHQSIQEMRVFANDLDPDFVMFGILTPFPGTEIYAEAERNGWLMDKNWSHYDMIHAIMPTETLTPQEVQEELYHCYRDFYGSWSRRLDGLFGKNKLKRKVFWHMASTGVMGKVKSLF is encoded by the coding sequence TTGGATTTGCGAGTCCTCTTTGTTGAGCCACCGAAGGACATATGGTTTGTTATGGGTGAGTATTTGCCGCCTCCTTATGGCATCATCCAGCTTGCGGCATATTTGGAAAAGCACGTCAGCGGCGTAGAGTTGGGTGTGCTAGATTGTAACGCTGAGAAAGTTGATTGGGCAGCCATGGAGCAACGCATAGCTCAGTTTCGACCCGATGTGGTGGCTTGTGCGTCTTTGGCTACTTGCAATACCTACGCTGTAATCAAAACACTTGAAATTGCCAAGCGAATGGTCCCAAATGTTCTAACAGTTACTGGAGGGCAACATTTCACCGCCACCGCCCAGCAAAGCCTGCAGTCGTACCCTGAACTTGACGTTATCGTGCGCGGCGAAGGCGAACAAACCCTAACTGAACTCATAAAAACCTATCAAACCAAAGGCGACTTAGGCAACATCCAAGGGATATCCTATCGAAGCGGCGAAAAAATCATCAACAACGGCGAGCGCCCCCAAATCCAGAACCTCGAAGACCTCCCCTTCCCAGGCTATCACCTTGTCAAAGACAACATGCTCAAATACCATTTTACGGTCATGGGCGGCAAAAACACCCCCTACGCTCTCATAGAAGGCGGTCGAGGATGCAACCATCAATGCACGTTTTGTACGCAGTGGCGGCATTGGCAAGCGTGCTGGCGCGTGAAATCCCCCAAACGCATCGCTGATGAGTTGGCGTATTGCCACAACGAGTTCGGCAGCAAATTCATTTGGTTAACCGATGACAATTTCGGGTCTGGGCAGCGTCCCGCAGAGATCGCTGAGGAAATTATTGCCAAAAAGTTGCCTGAGGACGTGTATTGGTTTGTGCAAGCCCGATGCGACGACATCATCCGCAACAAAGACATCCTGCCCCGCCTGCGGAAGTCAGGGTTGAATTGGGTGCTGCTTGGCGTGGAGAATTCTAACCCCAAAACTCTTGAAGGCTTCAAAAAAGGCATAAGCCCCACCGATGCAAAAACCGCCGTGAAACTCCTCAAAGACAACGGCATCTTCGCCCACGCTATGCTAATCATTGGCAACCGACCAGACACCCACCAAAGCATTCAAGAAATGCGCGTCTTCGCCAACGATTTAGACCCTGACTTCGTCATGTTTGGAATCCTAACACCCTTTCCAGGCACCGAAATCTATGCGGAAGCAGAACGCAACGGTTGGCTTATGGACAAGAACTGGTCGCACTACGACATGATTCACGCCATCATGCCCACCGAGACCCTAACGCCTCAAGAAGTGCAAGAAGAACTCTACCATTGCTACCGCGACTTCTACGGTTCCTGGAGCCGACGCTTAGACGGGCTCTTTGGCAAAAACAAGCTTAAGCGGAAGGTTTTCTGGCATATGGCGTCAACTGGCGTGATGGGAAAGGTGAAATCGCTGTTTTAA
- a CDS encoding zinc ribbon domain-containing protein, which produces MVYCSRCGTQNPDDARNCTNCGAPLYTVGEQYPGSDREHYRRVEGECFGLPHGGMIVAVIFGVIILLVGLGSLLQASGYIFDFWQYLWPLIIVIIGVLVILGGLFGRKHRRY; this is translated from the coding sequence GTGGTTTATTGTAGCAGATGCGGCACTCAAAATCCAGACGATGCAAGGAACTGCACAAACTGTGGAGCCCCCCTCTACACTGTAGGCGAACAGTATCCGGGAAGCGACCGAGAACATTACAGACGAGTTGAGGGCGAATGCTTCGGCTTACCCCACGGCGGCATGATTGTAGCAGTCATTTTCGGTGTTATCATTTTACTTGTCGGGTTAGGCTCACTTTTGCAGGCAAGCGGATACATCTTTGACTTCTGGCAATACCTCTGGCCCCTTATAATAGTAATCATCGGCGTCTTGGTCATCTTAGGCGGACTCTTTGGAAGAAAACACCGTAGATACTAA
- a CDS encoding pyridoxamine 5'-phosphate oxidase family protein — MSSEPQGYLSGKPLADSDLKERIAAFLQSTNMCVLATCSGNVPRATPLEYRSKGLTIYFVGEPGIKLKNIKENPRVSIGVFLPYKGWNSAKGAQITGLVKIISREESFEFSEGLEAYNWEETAKELGIEEFPQTVVLVKVTPVKIEFIDATLKQAGYSARQVLTL, encoded by the coding sequence ATGAGTTCAGAGCCCCAAGGATATCTTTCTGGAAAACCCCTCGCAGATAGTGACCTAAAAGAGCGTATTGCTGCGTTTTTGCAGAGTACTAACATGTGTGTGCTTGCTACCTGCAGCGGTAATGTTCCAAGGGCAACTCCACTTGAGTACCGCTCCAAAGGGTTAACCATTTATTTTGTTGGTGAACCCGGAATTAAACTCAAAAACATAAAAGAAAACCCCCGAGTCAGCATTGGTGTTTTCCTGCCCTATAAGGGCTGGAACAGTGCGAAAGGTGCACAAATCACGGGTTTGGTAAAAATAATATCGCGGGAGGAATCTTTCGAATTTAGTGAGGGGTTGGAAGCATACAACTGGGAAGAAACCGCAAAGGAGTTAGGGATAGAAGAATTTCCCCAAACCGTAGTATTGGTGAAGGTTACACCAGTAAAAATAGAGTTTATCGATGCTACACTGAAACAGGCAGGGTATAGCGCCCGCCAAGTATTAACTCTTTAA
- a CDS encoding YwbE family protein, with amino-acid sequence MQPNQQRSNIKAGIHVRIVLKQDQQSGKLTDGIVKSILTNSPTHPHGIKVRLTDGKVGRVQTIT; translated from the coding sequence TTGCAGCCGAATCAGCAAAGAAGCAACATCAAAGCAGGCATTCACGTAAGAATCGTTTTGAAGCAGGACCAGCAAAGCGGTAAATTAACTGACGGTATCGTCAAAAGTATCCTTACCAACAGCCCAACGCATCCCCATGGAATCAAGGTGCGATTAACCGACGGCAAAGTCGGCAGAGTACAAACAATAACATAA